Proteins encoded by one window of bacterium:
- a CDS encoding DUF4112 domain-containing protein, with the protein MNTEQKTVEITKTRDQLDQLAWLLDNCFKIPGTKWRFGLEAVLGLVPGAGDIISGLLGLFLLIRAFQFRLPKIVIVRMLVNSLLDFAIGAIPFVGDAFDFVYKANTRNMKLFHQYAETPLKSTNRHWIFIGGLVAAFLGMAFAVLVVMIWAISRLFGGAQG; encoded by the coding sequence ATGAACACTGAACAGAAGACCGTCGAGATTACCAAAACCCGGGATCAGCTCGATCAACTTGCCTGGCTCCTGGACAACTGTTTTAAGATTCCCGGCACAAAATGGCGATTTGGACTGGAAGCGGTGCTCGGTTTGGTGCCAGGGGCCGGCGATATCATAAGCGGGCTTTTGGGACTCTTCTTGCTCATACGCGCTTTTCAGTTCAGGCTTCCAAAAATCGTAATCGTGAGAATGCTTGTTAATAGTTTGCTGGACTTCGCAATTGGCGCGATCCCTTTTGTAGGTGACGCGTTTGACTTCGTCTACAAGGCGAACACCCGGAACATGAAACTATTTCATCAATACGCCGAGACCCCTTTGAAAAGCACGAACAGGCACTGGATTTTCATCGGCGGTCTGGTTGCCGCATTTCTTGGGATGGCTTTTGCCGTTCTTGTCGTTATGATCTGGGCGATTTCCCGTTTATTTGGTGGTGCTCAGGGGTAG
- a CDS encoding Ig-like domain-containing protein, with product MKKQTTITLFFLFFCLMQCYAATYYVSVSGNDSNPGTLPLPFRTIQKGADVANAGDTVIVTAGTYVGAKFSKSGTISAPIRFIGQPGAIVNAKGSLNTNNDNLWIRNASYVHIEGFEVHSALRSGIAVQGEPSPEVHGIVIRNNYCHNNSRWGIFTGYAEGILIENNETSFSAIEHGIYVSNSADNPVIIGNKAHHNNASGIQINADPALAGDGIISNALIDSNIIYENGAAGGAAINLASVINSVVQNNLLYKNVAGGIAGWDDGEGSNQFGTHHNKIYNNTIVQPSNGRFVISLLNGSTNNEIKNNILIHLGTRGSINVDSESEPGLDSNRNAVVNVFSYNDGASFVSLATWQSRGHDLNSFISNTTALFVNASVDDYHLKAGSPAIDSGFLLAQVTDDLEGNPRPAGSTHDIGAYESGSGCVDTEPPSTSITSPGNGATVSGTITISANASDDCSVNRVEFFVDGNLIGTDTGSPYSTSWNTTTVANGSHSLTTIAYDNASHSASSSPVNVNVNNASVSFSDDFEDGNAAGWTLTGGTWSVVNGDLTGTTKDGRAISPNFGGCTNCTIETDVRIQTASGRASVFGWYQSSSTNVELQIQDDKNRYILKQVSGGTTVAQLTVSRTIATNTYYHIKMQFDGSNFRVYVDGVLIITLAPATTPSGIVGFRTWSPNNKIKTCSFKGIVVY from the coding sequence ATGAAAAAACAGACGACGATTACTCTCTTCTTCCTTTTCTTTTGTCTCATGCAGTGTTACGCAGCTACCTATTACGTCTCCGTATCGGGAAATGATTCCAACCCTGGAACCCTGCCTCTTCCGTTTCGAACCATTCAAAAAGGTGCGGACGTTGCGAACGCGGGAGATACCGTTATTGTAACCGCCGGAACCTATGTGGGGGCGAAATTCTCAAAATCCGGGACCATATCTGCGCCGATTCGTTTTATCGGACAACCCGGGGCCATTGTAAATGCAAAGGGTTCATTGAACACCAACAACGACAATCTTTGGATCCGCAATGCGAGCTATGTTCACATAGAAGGATTTGAAGTGCATTCCGCTTTGCGTTCAGGCATTGCTGTTCAAGGAGAACCTAGCCCGGAAGTTCATGGAATTGTGATCCGGAATAATTACTGCCACAACAATTCACGCTGGGGAATTTTCACGGGTTACGCCGAAGGAATTCTAATTGAAAACAATGAAACCTCCTTCAGCGCAATCGAACATGGAATCTATGTTTCCAATAGCGCGGATAATCCCGTCATCATTGGCAACAAAGCGCATCACAACAACGCTTCGGGAATTCAGATCAATGCCGATCCGGCACTGGCAGGCGATGGAATCATCTCCAACGCATTGATTGATTCCAACATCATTTATGAAAACGGAGCTGCCGGCGGAGCGGCCATCAATCTGGCATCCGTGATCAATTCTGTTGTTCAGAATAATTTGCTTTACAAGAACGTTGCGGGTGGAATTGCCGGCTGGGATGATGGAGAGGGAAGCAATCAGTTCGGCACACATCACAACAAAATCTACAACAATACAATCGTGCAACCTTCGAACGGCAGATTTGTCATTTCTTTACTAAACGGTTCCACCAACAATGAGATCAAAAACAATATTCTTATTCATCTGGGAACTCGCGGTTCCATCAATGTCGATTCGGAAAGTGAACCGGGATTGGATTCCAATCGCAATGCGGTGGTGAATGTTTTTTCCTACAACGATGGCGCAAGTTTCGTAAGTCTTGCAACCTGGCAATCGCGCGGGCATGATTTGAATTCGTTCATTTCAAACACAACTGCGCTTTTTGTGAATGCTTCTGTGGACGATTACCACCTGAAGGCAGGTTCACCGGCAATCGACTCCGGTTTTCTGCTCGCCCAGGTTACGGACGACCTGGAAGGGAATCCGCGTCCCGCAGGCAGCACGCATGACATCGGCGCATACGAATCAGGATCGGGATGCGTCGATACTGAGCCGCCATCGACTTCGATCACTTCTCCTGGCAATGGCGCCACAGTCAGCGGAACGATTACGATTTCGGCGAACGCATCGGATGATTGTTCGGTGAATCGCGTAGAATTTTTTGTCGATGGGAATCTGATCGGTACTGACACAGGCTCACCCTACAGCACAAGCTGGAATACAACCACGGTGGCAAATGGAAGTCACAGCCTGACAACGATCGCATATGACAATGCAAGTCATAGCGCATCATCTTCGCCGGTCAATGTCAACGTAAACAATGCCTCGGTCTCCTTCTCCGATGACTTCGAAGATGGAAACGCCGCAGGCTGGACGCTCACCGGTGGGACATGGTCCGTTGTGAATGGCGATCTGACCGGCACAACGAAGGACGGCAGGGCCATATCACCCAATTTCGGCGGTTGCACTAACTGCACGATCGAAACAGATGTCAGAATTCAAACAGCCTCAGGACGCGCCTCTGTTTTCGGATGGTACCAGAGCAGCTCGACTAACGTGGAGCTTCAAATTCAGGATGACAAAAACCGCTACATTCTGAAACAGGTTTCCGGAGGCACAACCGTTGCTCAACTAACCGTTTCGAGAACGATCGCCACAAACACGTATTACCACATTAAGATGCAGTTTGATGGAAGCAACTTCAGGGTATATGTGGATGGTGTTTTGATCATCACGCTCGCGCCCGCAACTACGCCGTCCGGTATTGTGGGCTTTAGAACGTGGTCACCGAATAACAAAATAAAGACCTGCAGCTTTAAAGGCATCGTCGTCTACTAA
- a CDS encoding aldehyde dehydrogenase family protein yields the protein MAINSEIDRVFELQKAHCDTIRNTSADQRTAKLRRLQDKILANQSLIETALRQDLRKAPQETGLSELYPVLSEIRHACKHLQKWMEPRPLKNPLVFFRANASIRYEPKGMALILSPWNYPFQLALSPVVSAIAAGNCVVLKPSEISSHTSGCIKQILEQTFPQEEVAVFEGDHTVATLLLEKPFHHVFFTGSPAVGKIVMQATAKHLASSTLELGGKSPVIIDEVYDLEDAARKIVWGKMINAGQTCVAPDYLLVPEKREKQFIETAKKYLQQLYKDPKNSPDYCKIISAKHQLRLKKMLTVAVEQGARIEIGGEIEESNQYFAPTIVSNVPADSQIMEEEIFGPILPVLAYRSPEDALQQIHSKPRPLALYIFSNNTSFVKNILDHTHSGGVCINDVAVHFANVELPFGGINNSGIGNSHGYFGFRAFSHERAVLKQPKTGAMTFFYPPYTEKMKKLIQWTVKYF from the coding sequence GTGGCAATTAATTCCGAAATCGATCGTGTTTTTGAACTGCAAAAAGCCCATTGCGACACAATCCGGAACACGTCTGCTGATCAAAGGACCGCAAAACTGCGCAGATTGCAGGACAAAATTCTCGCAAATCAAAGTCTGATCGAAACCGCTTTGCGCCAGGATCTGAGGAAAGCGCCTCAAGAAACGGGCTTGAGCGAATTGTATCCGGTGCTCAGTGAGATCAGGCACGCCTGCAAGCATTTGCAAAAATGGATGGAGCCGCGCCCGCTGAAGAATCCACTTGTCTTTTTTCGCGCTAATGCTTCTATCCGTTATGAGCCTAAAGGCATGGCCCTGATTCTTTCTCCATGGAATTATCCATTCCAGCTTGCTCTGAGCCCGGTTGTTTCGGCGATCGCTGCTGGAAACTGCGTCGTGCTCAAGCCTTCCGAAATCAGCTCTCATACATCCGGCTGCATCAAACAGATTCTTGAACAAACTTTCCCGCAAGAAGAAGTTGCCGTTTTTGAGGGAGATCACACGGTCGCAACTTTGCTGTTGGAGAAGCCTTTTCATCATGTGTTTTTTACGGGAAGCCCGGCCGTTGGAAAAATTGTGATGCAGGCAACCGCAAAACATCTTGCATCTTCAACTCTGGAACTGGGTGGGAAGTCACCGGTAATTATCGATGAAGTTTATGACCTGGAAGATGCCGCAAGAAAAATCGTTTGGGGAAAAATGATAAACGCCGGCCAGACTTGCGTCGCCCCCGATTATTTACTGGTCCCGGAGAAAAGAGAAAAACAGTTTATAGAGACTGCCAAAAAATATTTGCAACAGCTCTATAAGGATCCAAAGAACAGCCCGGATTACTGCAAGATCATTTCAGCAAAACATCAGCTGCGATTGAAAAAAATGCTCACTGTCGCAGTGGAACAGGGAGCCAGGATAGAAATCGGCGGAGAGATTGAGGAATCAAACCAGTACTTTGCTCCGACAATAGTATCGAACGTTCCTGCGGATTCGCAGATCATGGAAGAAGAAATCTTTGGTCCGATCCTTCCCGTTTTGGCCTACCGGAGTCCGGAAGACGCACTCCAACAGATCCATTCAAAGCCGCGCCCACTCGCGCTCTACATATTCAGCAACAATACTTCGTTTGTAAAAAACATTCTGGATCATACGCATTCCGGTGGAGTTTGTATTAATGATGTTGCTGTTCATTTTGCGAACGTGGAACTACCTTTTGGCGGAATCAACAACAGCGGAATCGGCAATTCGCACGGCTACTTCGGATTCAGGGCTTTTTCACATGAACGCGCCGTTTTGAAACAACCAAAGACCGGTGCTATGACCTTTTTTTATCCGCCTTATACGGAAAAGATGAAAAAGCTGATCCAATGGACCGTCAAATATTTTTGA
- a CDS encoding serine/threonine protein kinase, with product MALKDKLPELPSLKNRGGFFWLIVAVFGMAFLSSNKDVLIAAIVFGSITSWIFLPMWMRHKKQLAQTAAQKSPEEEGKMKKLEERLQNLEALICRLDSEMNYQLERSLSLGRIVTNPDAAGVSQMPTTFMNVATALEGRYQILKELGRGGMGIVFHAYDKELREQVAIKILSPLLSNDQDALQRLKREVSAARRITHSNIIRIHDISEINGLTFISMEYFHGTSLKDYIKRNGALSMMQGFNIAAQVCDGLEAAHREGVIHRDLKSQNIILDQTNRIKIIDFGLARTAHMEGMTATGLIMGTPEYMAPEQVSGKKIDERADIYSLGIILYEIFTGRVPFTGDSAIAVGFMQLKEEPELPTKVNPGISTEIERIICKALEKDPIHRYRTITELKKDLEAAVLQPQDISRTAPQRVQVEQVKS from the coding sequence ATGGCGCTAAAAGACAAGTTACCTGAACTTCCCAGCCTGAAGAATCGAGGCGGATTCTTCTGGCTGATCGTCGCTGTCTTCGGGATGGCTTTTCTCAGCTCCAATAAAGACGTTCTGATTGCTGCAATCGTTTTTGGATCGATCACTTCCTGGATCTTTCTTCCAATGTGGATGAGACACAAAAAGCAACTTGCACAGACTGCCGCGCAAAAGAGTCCCGAAGAGGAAGGTAAGATGAAAAAGCTGGAAGAGAGACTGCAGAATCTGGAAGCCTTGATATGCCGGCTCGATTCGGAAATGAACTATCAACTGGAGAGGTCATTGAGTCTGGGCAGGATTGTAACGAATCCGGATGCTGCAGGAGTCAGCCAGATGCCCACTACCTTTATGAATGTTGCCACAGCCCTGGAAGGACGTTATCAAATCCTGAAAGAGCTTGGTCGCGGGGGAATGGGCATTGTGTTCCATGCATATGATAAAGAGCTCAGAGAACAGGTGGCGATCAAAATCCTCTCACCCTTACTGAGTAACGATCAAGACGCATTGCAAAGATTAAAAAGAGAAGTATCTGCGGCGCGGCGGATTACGCATTCGAACATCATTCGCATTCATGACATTTCCGAAATCAATGGACTCACATTCATTTCGATGGAATATTTTCACGGCACGAGTTTGAAAGACTATATAAAAAGGAATGGCGCACTATCGATGATGCAAGGTTTCAACATCGCTGCTCAAGTTTGCGATGGACTGGAGGCCGCGCATCGTGAAGGTGTGATTCACAGGGATCTTAAATCTCAAAACATTATTCTGGATCAGACAAACCGCATCAAAATCATTGATTTTGGGCTAGCAAGAACCGCACACATGGAAGGCATGACGGCGACAGGTCTCATTATGGGAACTCCCGAATACATGGCGCCGGAACAGGTATCCGGCAAGAAAATTGATGAGCGCGCCGATATCTACTCACTCGGAATCATTTTGTATGAAATTTTTACGGGTCGCGTTCCTTTCACAGGAGATTCAGCGATCGCAGTTGGCTTTATGCAACTGAAGGAAGAGCCGGAGCTTCCAACGAAAGTGAATCCCGGAATCTCTACAGAAATTGAAAGGATTATTTGCAAAGCACTGGAGAAAGACCCCATTCACCGTTATCGCACGATCACGGAATTAAAAAAAGATTTGGAAGCAGCAGTGCTGCAACCGCAAGACATATCCAGGACAGCCCCTCAAAGGGTACAGGTGGAGCAGGTCAAATCCTGA
- a CDS encoding radical SAM protein yields the protein MAFTPAYLKLPLSEIKSRAQQAVASLGICKVCPRDCAVNRLEDKKAVCKTGRYARVSSYFPHFGEEDCLRGWRGSGTIFFSMCNLRCVFCQNYDISQLEVGVVATPEMLAQMMMELQKKGCHNINFVTPEHVVPQILEALPIAIRLGLHLPLVYNTSAYDSMESLRWMDGIVDIYMPDFKFFTEEHGKVYAKAKDYAEVAKRTIKEMHRQVGELEFDSSGMAIRGLLIRHLVMPGGVADTKEIMNYIVSEISQDTYVNVMAQYYPANKTEKYPEIHRDLFKTEFEQAVTAAREAGLRRLDQRSLRDLPSF from the coding sequence ATGGCCTTCACTCCTGCCTACCTCAAACTTCCACTTTCCGAAATCAAATCGCGCGCACAACAAGCGGTTGCCTCTTTAGGCATTTGCAAAGTATGTCCGCGTGATTGTGCGGTGAATCGTTTGGAAGACAAGAAGGCAGTTTGCAAAACAGGCCGCTACGCGCGTGTTTCTTCCTACTTCCCTCATTTTGGTGAAGAGGACTGCCTGCGTGGGTGGCGCGGCTCCGGGACAATTTTTTTCAGCATGTGCAATCTGCGCTGTGTCTTTTGCCAGAACTATGATATCAGCCAGCTTGAAGTTGGCGTTGTGGCAACTCCCGAAATGCTCGCACAAATGATGATGGAGCTGCAAAAGAAAGGCTGTCATAACATCAACTTTGTCACGCCGGAACACGTAGTTCCTCAAATTCTTGAGGCCCTTCCCATCGCTATCCGGCTCGGTTTACATCTGCCGCTTGTCTACAACACTTCCGCCTATGACAGCATGGAGAGTTTGAGATGGATGGATGGAATCGTTGATATCTACATGCCGGATTTCAAATTCTTCACCGAAGAGCACGGAAAGGTTTACGCAAAGGCCAAAGACTATGCAGAAGTCGCAAAACGGACGATCAAAGAAATGCACCGGCAGGTAGGAGAATTGGAATTCGATTCGTCCGGAATGGCGATTCGTGGATTGCTGATTCGCCATCTGGTAATGCCGGGAGGTGTAGCCGATACAAAAGAAATCATGAACTACATCGTGAGTGAGATCTCACAGGATACCTACGTCAACGTGATGGCGCAATACTACCCCGCCAATAAGACGGAAAAATATCCCGAAATCCACAGAGATCTGTTCAAGACTGAATTCGAACAAGCGGTCACCGCCGCGCGCGAAGCCGGCTTGCGGCGATTAGACCAACGCTCCTTACGCGATCTTCCCTCGTTTTGA
- a CDS encoding glycosyltransferase family 39 protein: MVKDSKIGKYAALIAICLFAFVIRAAILMPPINIGFDARKRYVPQAKNLLAGNGFSKSTKAPYKPDTSEHNPGYAFFLAGTFLVSNNSNLRFVAFVQLILELLTIYLTGLIAQLLGLNERAKRMAIITALLCPLLARYTRVLAAEILATFFITLSLYLVLLSIRRERTLFWVAAGLACAFAWFARADQVLIIPLLVLSCAILSRKIAKSLLLVLTFFAAASPWIIRNYQIAGRFAPVGDLTLKSRLPQVKWANSWITEMDDHYRYSHNLKLNPNINYAKLTRQEMQKGKIRVYVVVPFLRLINVIKDDLPKSLYKIPKWIPDHVFAYCTVVLGILGIAISIYRREWILLLPLCVIVGRCILPMMTAAAMHFRLLVEGMPAVYIFAGIAANSIYETARKFDFKRPASN, encoded by the coding sequence ATGGTAAAAGATTCAAAGATCGGAAAATATGCGGCTCTTATAGCGATTTGCCTGTTCGCTTTTGTTATAAGAGCCGCCATTCTAATGCCCCCGATCAATATCGGCTTTGACGCAAGAAAGCGCTATGTTCCACAGGCGAAGAACCTCCTGGCAGGAAATGGTTTCTCTAAAAGCACTAAGGCTCCTTACAAACCAGATACTTCGGAACACAATCCAGGCTATGCCTTCTTTCTGGCGGGTACTTTTTTGGTTAGTAATAACTCCAATTTACGCTTCGTAGCTTTCGTGCAGTTGATTCTGGAGTTATTGACCATTTATCTGACAGGGTTGATTGCTCAATTGCTTGGGCTCAATGAGCGAGCGAAGCGTATGGCAATCATCACCGCTTTGCTTTGTCCCCTGCTTGCAAGATACACTCGTGTCCTTGCTGCTGAAATCCTTGCAACTTTCTTCATCACCCTTTCACTTTATCTTGTGCTTCTGTCCATCAGGCGGGAACGCACACTTTTCTGGGTGGCTGCAGGACTCGCCTGTGCCTTTGCATGGTTTGCGCGGGCGGATCAAGTTTTGATCATCCCTTTACTGGTGCTGTCCTGTGCAATACTCTCACGTAAAATTGCCAAATCGCTACTGCTCGTTTTGACATTTTTCGCAGCCGCTTCACCGTGGATTATTAGAAACTATCAAATTGCAGGTAGATTCGCACCTGTTGGTGATCTCACCCTGAAAAGCCGATTGCCTCAGGTCAAATGGGCGAATTCCTGGATTACCGAAATGGATGATCATTACCGATACAGTCACAATTTAAAGCTTAATCCAAACATCAACTATGCAAAGCTTACCAGGCAAGAAATGCAAAAAGGCAAAATTCGTGTTTATGTTGTTGTCCCCTTCCTCCGTTTAATCAACGTTATAAAGGATGATCTACCCAAGAGTCTGTACAAAATACCGAAATGGATTCCGGATCATGTGTTTGCCTACTGCACGGTGGTTCTGGGAATTCTGGGAATCGCAATCTCCATTTACCGACGCGAATGGATTCTGCTTCTCCCATTATGCGTGATTGTTGGCCGATGTATTCTTCCGATGATGACTGCAGCGGCAATGCATTTTCGTCTTTTGGTGGAAGGTATGCCGGCTGTCTATATATTCGCGGGGATTGCCGCAAATTCCATTTATGAAACCGCAAGGAAATTCGATTTCAAACGGCCCGCTAGCAATTAG
- a CDS encoding protein kinase — translation MAHDQFSDLLIGYALDEQPEEVRLRVLAHLESGCDTCTTELKNIQETLHKLPLSLPVYSLPASVKMRIDQQIEDEMFHDKDFHRQSVSHYRLMRRLGIGGMGEVFLAEDTKLGRSAAIKLIRPEGANQERKKRFLREARAAAVLSHPGIATIYEVGEDGGTDFIAMEYVEGHSLKEELREQPLDLERIIRLGIQLADALSEAHERGILHRDLKPENIQIRKLDQLKILDFGLAKFLETRLEDDYTSSTDAVVGTIPYMSPEQIEGKFLDARSDLFSAGSLLYEMATGRAPFTGENPGATLQNILNCNPAPPSSLNPQIPSSLQKIIARCLQRDPALRYPSAKELVADLTLLEKGKSIDFARPVTSIARPAISIAVLYFENLSEERESDYFRAGMTEDIITELSKLKGWEVRPRTQVVPYKDQEIHIKDIASELKVTHILQGSIRKAGSRLRISAQLVETRTASSMWAERYDRDLQDIFEIQSEIAQKIAVALKVHLTKSEKQEFAKRYTENLEAYDSYLRGREMIFRLSKEGVEGAIDYFLQAVQADPKYALAHAGLAQAYAISLSFYGGPESLADQSIVHAGRALALEKNLPQAYAALGLAYFLKRMIEDAREACSKAVQLDPYDPFATWISGRLLYRMNQYEESAERFRKTIELLPDFYTAYADLSQAYENMGMHEIAIETRKKTIESCRKYVQDFPNEARARIFLATSYAWLDAQSEAIAEGKRAADLSPKDPVLMYNLACLFSLLNEKEEAVHWLSKSIQLGRRDFEWMKRDPELENIRNHPAYLALINQ, via the coding sequence ATGGCTCACGATCAGTTTTCAGATTTGTTGATCGGGTACGCTCTCGATGAGCAACCGGAAGAGGTGCGCCTCAGAGTCCTTGCCCATCTGGAATCCGGTTGTGATACTTGCACAACAGAGCTGAAAAATATTCAGGAAACGCTCCATAAACTTCCGTTGAGCTTGCCGGTATATTCTCTTCCCGCTTCGGTGAAAATGCGAATCGATCAACAAATTGAAGACGAGATGTTCCACGATAAAGATTTTCACCGGCAGAGCGTGTCTCATTACAGATTAATGAGACGTCTTGGAATTGGCGGCATGGGAGAAGTCTTTCTTGCCGAGGATACAAAACTTGGCCGTTCCGCTGCAATCAAATTAATCCGTCCTGAAGGGGCAAACCAGGAAAGGAAGAAACGTTTCTTGCGCGAAGCTCGCGCGGCTGCAGTTCTGAGCCATCCCGGAATTGCTACGATTTACGAAGTAGGTGAAGACGGCGGTACAGACTTCATTGCCATGGAGTACGTTGAAGGGCATTCTCTGAAGGAAGAGCTCAGGGAACAACCTCTGGATCTGGAACGCATCATCCGGCTCGGAATTCAGCTGGCAGACGCTCTATCGGAGGCACATGAGCGCGGGATTCTGCATCGCGATTTGAAACCGGAAAACATTCAAATCCGGAAGTTGGATCAGCTGAAGATTCTCGATTTTGGTCTTGCAAAATTTCTCGAAACGCGCCTTGAGGATGACTACACATCTTCCACCGATGCTGTTGTCGGAACCATTCCTTACATGAGTCCGGAACAAATCGAAGGAAAATTCCTGGACGCACGCAGCGACCTTTTCTCAGCTGGTTCTTTGCTTTATGAAATGGCGACCGGCCGCGCACCTTTTACGGGTGAGAATCCGGGCGCCACTCTGCAAAACATCTTGAACTGCAATCCAGCTCCCCCTTCCTCGCTGAACCCGCAAATTCCTTCTTCATTGCAAAAAATAATAGCCCGCTGTCTGCAGCGAGATCCAGCGTTACGTTATCCTTCTGCTAAAGAATTAGTAGCAGATCTCACACTACTAGAGAAAGGGAAATCGATCGATTTCGCCCGCCCGGTGACTTCCATTGCGCGCCCCGCTATTTCGATTGCTGTTTTATATTTCGAAAACCTCAGCGAAGAAAGGGAGAGTGATTATTTCCGGGCCGGAATGACTGAAGACATTATTACGGAGCTTTCCAAACTGAAAGGCTGGGAAGTCAGGCCGCGAACTCAAGTTGTTCCCTACAAGGACCAGGAGATTCACATCAAGGATATCGCTTCGGAATTGAAAGTGACTCACATTTTGCAAGGTAGTATCCGAAAAGCGGGAAGTCGGTTGCGAATCTCAGCTCAACTTGTGGAGACGCGTACGGCAAGTTCGATGTGGGCGGAGCGTTACGACCGCGACCTGCAAGATATTTTTGAAATCCAATCAGAGATTGCCCAAAAAATCGCAGTGGCCCTGAAAGTTCATTTAACCAAATCAGAAAAACAGGAATTTGCGAAACGTTACACGGAAAATCTCGAAGCCTATGATTCTTATCTACGCGGCCGTGAAATGATTTTCAGGTTAAGCAAGGAAGGTGTAGAAGGCGCGATCGATTATTTTTTGCAGGCCGTGCAAGCAGATCCCAAGTATGCTCTGGCTCATGCGGGTCTGGCGCAGGCTTACGCGATCAGCCTGAGTTTTTATGGTGGTCCTGAATCACTGGCCGATCAATCGATCGTTCATGCCGGCAGGGCGCTGGCTCTGGAAAAGAATTTACCCCAGGCATATGCCGCCCTGGGTCTTGCTTATTTCTTGAAACGGATGATTGAAGATGCAAGAGAAGCCTGCTCAAAAGCGGTGCAACTCGATCCATATGACCCCTTCGCTACGTGGATTTCGGGACGCTTGTTGTACCGGATGAACCAGTATGAGGAATCTGCTGAGCGATTCCGGAAAACGATTGAACTCCTTCCGGATTTTTACACGGCGTATGCTGATTTATCGCAGGCTTATGAAAATATGGGGATGCACGAGATCGCGATTGAAACCCGTAAGAAGACGATTGAGTCCTGCCGCAAGTATGTTCAGGATTTTCCGAATGAAGCAAGAGCTCGTATCTTTCTAGCGACAAGTTATGCATGGCTGGATGCGCAGTCCGAAGCAATTGCAGAAGGAAAACGCGCTGCCGACCTGAGCCCGAAAGACCCGGTACTGATGTACAACCTCGCCTGTCTTTTCAGTTTGTTGAATGAGAAGGAAGAAGCAGTGCACTGGCTCTCGAAATCGATCCAGCTCGGACGCCGGGATTTCGAATGGATGAAACGGGATCCGGAATTGGAAAACATTCGCAATCATCCCGCCTACCTCGCCCTTATCAACCAATAA
- a CDS encoding aldo/keto reductase yields the protein MKYRQLGRTGISVSEIGFGCWAIGGPVDLFGIPVGWGVVDDRESEAAIRRALELGINFFDTADVYGSGHSEELLGRCLQGADSIVATKVGNARKEGRPVKDFSVTHIRTRLEASLKRLNRETIDIYQLHNPPPEVWQAEEAFRLLEQLKQEGKIRAAGVSISTMQEGIHLIQNRKVDLLQILFNILNQAPAGELVPLAEQAQIGLIARVPLASGMLTGKFQKDHKFPKDDNRQNYLTPRRLPEALEKVDRLKQILQDSGYNVQQVGLAFLLRFPVVPIPGAKNVAQLEQNVSATEVQLPDHLFDTIREEFASYNFYLRHKVRV from the coding sequence GTGAAATACAGACAACTGGGCAGGACTGGGATCTCCGTCTCAGAGATCGGATTCGGCTGCTGGGCCATCGGCGGGCCCGTGGATTTGTTTGGGATCCCGGTCGGTTGGGGCGTTGTGGACGACCGTGAGTCAGAAGCAGCCATCCGTCGTGCTTTGGAGCTAGGCATAAATTTTTTCGACACGGCTGATGTTTACGGCAGTGGACATAGTGAAGAGCTGCTCGGTCGTTGCCTGCAAGGAGCGGATTCCATAGTCGCAACAAAGGTGGGAAACGCGCGGAAAGAAGGACGCCCCGTTAAGGACTTTTCTGTGACACACATTCGAACGCGACTCGAGGCCAGCCTGAAACGACTGAACCGGGAAACGATCGATATCTATCAACTACACAATCCCCCTCCGGAAGTATGGCAAGCCGAGGAAGCTTTTCGGTTGCTAGAACAACTAAAACAGGAAGGTAAAATCCGTGCCGCCGGAGTATCTATTTCGACGATGCAAGAAGGCATTCATCTGATTCAGAACCGGAAAGTGGACTTGTTGCAGATTCTCTTCAATATCCTGAATCAGGCGCCCGCCGGCGAGCTTGTACCTCTTGCGGAACAGGCTCAAATCGGATTGATTGCCAGGGTGCCACTGGCCTCCGGCATGTTAACGGGCAAGTTCCAGAAGGACCATAAATTCCCGAAAGATGATAACCGGCAAAACTATCTAACACCCCGCCGACTTCCCGAGGCTCTGGAAAAAGTGGATCGCTTGAAACAAATTTTGCAAGATTCGGGTTATAATGTTCAGCAAGTCGGATTGGCCTTCTTGCTTCGCTTTCCTGTAGTGCCGATACCGGGAGCGAAGAATGTAGCTCAGCTCGAACAGAATGTCTCGGCAACCGAAGTGCAGTTACCGGACCATTTGTTTGATACGATTCGTGAAGAATTCGCGAGTTACAATTTTTACTTGCGACATAAAGTTCGCGTCTAG